A genomic segment from Spinacia oleracea cultivar Varoflay chromosome 3, BTI_SOV_V1, whole genome shotgun sequence encodes:
- the LOC130469007 gene encoding uncharacterized protein, whose translation MSSDEEAPPKVIAAAVDLDYYLGSGDGPGIVITPVKLRGASNYDEWAKAVRRSMISKFKFGFLDGSVKEPITDETKMKHWIAVNSMVVSWITNTIDESLRSNLEDFDIAHELWNHLRTRYCVVSGTRVCHIKMALSGCKQGTSEGVMEYYGRLSKVWKEYVQYARVPRCVCAGCTCNIAKQVGDIHDEDRLHYFLIGLDDHYEAIRAQLLARSPLPGLDEAYQTVMNTETMRAKAARGPESVMAFKVETKARSRSGDVSGRFCGHCNREGHEEETCYQLIGFPEWWDEKKRGGRGPGRGGRTSIRGGRVARGAASSTSGVARANAVSNATGGATTTVTSGDGSHGAVTTTNHELVGVTKEQVQQIVDILSRPSTKLQGPLDEDGDWRR comes from the exons ATGAGTTCCGATGAGGAGGCACCACCAAAGGTcatcgccgccgccgtcgaccTAGACTACTATCTCGGGTCAGGCGACGGCCCCGGTATTGTTATCACCCCTGTGAAACTGAGAGGAGCATCGAACTACGATGAATGGGCCAAAGCcgttcgtcgctcgatgatttcaaaattcaaatttggttttcttgatgggtctgtgaaggagcccattacggacgagacgaagatgaaacattggattgcggtcaattcgatggtggtgtcttggatcacaaacaccattgacgagagtttgcgttcgaatctggaggactttgatattgctcacgagttgtggaatcatttgaggacgcggtactgcgtcgtgtcgggcaccagggtctgccatattaagatggctctgagtggttgcaagcagggcacgtctgagggcgtcatggagtactatggccgcttgtcgaaggtatggaaggagtacgtacagtatgcacgagttcccaggtgtgtatgtgcgggttgtacgtgtaatatagcgaagcaggtgggggacattcacgatgaagatcgtctgcactatttcctaattggcctggatgatcactatgaagccattcgtgcacaactgttagcacgatcgccgttgccaggactcgacgaggcgtaccagacggttatgaataccgagaccatgcgcgccaaggctgcgagaggtccggagagtgtcatggcgttcaaggtcgagactaaggctcggtcgaggtcgggagatgtcagtggcagattttgtggtcattgcaatcgtgagggtcatgaggaagaaacttgttatcagctgattggatttcctgaatggtgggatgagaagaaacgaggtggacgagggcctggtcgaggaggcAGGACGTCGATTAGAGGAGGCAGAGTAGCTCGCGGGGCAGCGTCATCGACCAGTGGTGTCGCTCGTGCCAATGCCGTGAGCAATGCCACAGGAGGGGCGACAACCACTGTGACGAGTGGAGACGGATCGCATGGTGCAGTgacgacaaccaatcatgagcttgttggggtgacgaaggagcaagtccagcaaatagttgacatcttgtcacgaccttcaaccaagttgcaag gaccgctcgacgaggatggtgattggcgtaggtga